A genomic stretch from Candidatus Hydrogenisulfobacillus filiaventi includes:
- the yqjD gene encoding putative propionyl-CoA carboxylase beta chain (Evidence 3 : Putative function from multiple computational evidences; Product type e : enzyme), whose protein sequence is MTVGVRPPAARPGGSGLARERMREWLARRRAVEAMGGPERVARQHAAGKLTARERLERLFDPGTFEELGAFVRPRGDHPGLRPETAPAEGVVTGFGRIDGRTVYAYAQDFTVLGGSLGEMHAAKILRIQDLALAAGAPIVGLNDSGGARIQEGVDALNGYGQIFRRNTLASGVVPQLTVVMGPSAGGAVYSPGLTDFIIMVRGTGQMFITGPQVIRAVTGEAVDAEELGGADAHLRKSGVAHLVAASDAEALDLTRRLLGYLPSNHLEAPPVADSADPLDRQEPGLDELVPDEPNRPYDVLEVIRAVVDRDSFLEIQAGYADNLVIGLARIGGRPLGVVANQPRVLAGTLDINASDKLARFVRFLDAFNLPVLTLVDTPGYLPGTAQEFGGIIRHGAKVLYAYAEATVPKVTVILRKAYGGAYLAMCSRSLGADAVYAWPSAELAVMGPEGAVNIIHRRALAEAEDPERLRQQKVEEYRRTFANPYVAAGRGYIDAVIRPSETRPRVARVLMALYNKREDRPRKKHGNIPL, encoded by the coding sequence GTGACGGTGGGTGTGCGGCCGCCGGCGGCCCGGCCGGGGGGGAGCGGATTGGCCCGAGAGCGGATGCGGGAATGGCTGGCGCGGCGGCGGGCGGTGGAGGCCATGGGCGGGCCGGAGCGGGTGGCCCGGCAGCACGCGGCCGGCAAGCTCACCGCCCGCGAGCGCCTCGAGCGCCTGTTCGATCCCGGCACCTTCGAGGAGCTGGGCGCCTTCGTGCGCCCGCGCGGCGACCACCCGGGGCTGCGGCCGGAGACAGCCCCCGCCGAAGGGGTGGTCACCGGCTTTGGCCGCATTGACGGGCGGACGGTGTACGCGTACGCTCAGGACTTCACGGTGCTGGGCGGGTCGCTAGGGGAGATGCACGCCGCCAAGATCCTGCGCATCCAGGACCTGGCCCTGGCCGCCGGCGCCCCTATTGTAGGCCTCAATGACTCCGGCGGGGCCCGGATCCAGGAGGGGGTGGATGCGCTCAACGGCTACGGCCAGATCTTCCGCCGCAATACCCTAGCGTCGGGGGTGGTGCCGCAGCTGACGGTGGTGATGGGGCCCAGCGCCGGCGGGGCGGTCTACTCCCCCGGCCTCACCGATTTCATCATTATGGTGCGGGGCACCGGACAAATGTTCATCACGGGCCCCCAGGTGATCCGCGCCGTGACCGGGGAGGCGGTGGACGCCGAGGAGCTGGGCGGGGCGGACGCCCACCTGCGCAAGAGCGGGGTGGCCCACCTCGTGGCCGCCAGCGATGCGGAGGCGCTCGACCTGACCCGGCGCCTGCTAGGCTACCTGCCGAGCAACCACCTGGAGGCGCCGCCGGTGGCGGATAGCGCCGATCCCCTGGACCGGCAGGAGCCGGGGCTGGATGAGCTGGTCCCGGACGAGCCGAACCGGCCCTATGATGTGCTGGAGGTCATCCGGGCGGTGGTGGACCGCGACAGCTTCCTGGAGATTCAGGCCGGCTACGCCGACAACCTGGTCATCGGCCTGGCGCGGATCGGGGGCCGGCCGCTGGGGGTGGTGGCCAACCAGCCGCGGGTGCTGGCCGGTACCCTGGACATCAATGCTTCGGACAAGCTGGCCCGGTTTGTGCGTTTCCTGGATGCCTTCAACCTGCCGGTGCTGACCCTGGTGGACACCCCCGGCTACCTGCCGGGAACGGCCCAGGAGTTCGGCGGCATCATCCGCCACGGCGCCAAGGTGCTCTATGCCTACGCCGAGGCGACTGTGCCCAAGGTTACGGTCATCCTGCGCAAGGCGTACGGCGGCGCCTATCTGGCCATGTGCAGCCGCTCGCTGGGGGCGGATGCGGTCTACGCCTGGCCCAGCGCGGAGCTGGCCGTGATGGGCCCGGAGGGGGCGGTCAACATCATCCACCGCCGGGCCCTGGCGGAGGCCGAGGACCCCGAGCGCCTGCGCCAGCAGAAGGTAGAGGAATACCGGCGCACCTTTGCCAACCCCTACGTGGCGGCGGGGCGCGGCTACATCGATGCCGTCATCCGCCCCTCCGAGACGCGGCCGCGGGTGGCGCGGGTGCTGATGGCGCTCTACAACAAGCGCGAGGACCGCCCGCGCAAGAAGCACGGCAACATCCCCCTCTAG
- a CDS encoding protein of unknown function (Evidence 5 : Unknown function), with product MAVKAQTAGRAPRDPRLAAVLAAAILLLEAEGAGPARLRVREAWPPVSPWRYLGRW from the coding sequence ATGGCGGTAAAGGCGCAGACGGCGGGCCGCGCCCCGCGGGATCCGCGGCTGGCGGCGGTGCTGGCAGCCGCCATCCTCCTGCTGGAGGCGGAGGGGGCGGGGCCGGCCCGCCTGCGGGTGCGGGAGGCGTGGCCCCCGGTGTCGCCCTGGCGGTACCTGGGGCGCTGGTGA
- the gcdC gene encoding Glutaconyl-CoA decarboxylase subunit gamma — protein sequence MKRVRRFRITVDGHTYEVEAEELDGEEGEPEAPERAARPARPAPPPPAARPAPPPPPPPAAAPRPAPAGGTVVRAPLPGVVLEVKVTVGQAVSAGQVLVVLEAMKMENEITAPADGVVQEVAAGKGLPVNAGDVLVVLA from the coding sequence GTGAAGCGGGTACGGCGTTTCCGGATCACGGTCGACGGTCATACGTATGAGGTCGAGGCGGAGGAACTGGACGGGGAGGAAGGGGAGCCTGAGGCGCCTGAACGGGCCGCGCGCCCGGCCCGGCCCGCCCCGCCTCCGCCGGCGGCCCGGCCTGCTCCGCCGCCCCCGCCGCCCCCTGCGGCGGCTCCCCGGCCGGCTCCGGCCGGGGGCACGGTGGTACGGGCCCCCCTGCCGGGGGTGGTGCTGGAGGTCAAGGTGACGGTGGGGCAGGCGGTAAGCGCCGGGCAGGTGCTGGTGGTGCTGGAGGCCATGAAGATGGAGAACGAGATCACGGCGCCGGCCGACGGCGTGGTGCAGGAGGTGGCGGCCGGCAAGGGGTTGCCGGTCAACGCCGGCGACGTGCTGGTGGTCCTGGCCTGA
- a CDS encoding PIG-L family deacetylase: MWTRRRFLRMGLGALGASLAGGAGVAYLAPTPGYADDLPVYPTAELDGARRVLVLAPHPDDESLGAGGLMLRAREAGLEVYTALITCGDGFVEDAARYYLSLHVTPAQYLHLGYVRQAESRAALASLGVDPGRLTVLGFPDGGTNELFLHHWEGRPFTSRTTRQHQVPYRDSAVYRTPYTGRAEAAALAALFRAVRPDILILPHPHDGHPDHWAANAFSNLLLATWQAAGGADGQWAARVRRWTYLVHWPTWPLPLGYRPERPEVPPAGLLGLDTGWWAFPLALDQVARKRDALMRYRSQVELIKPFLLAFARRTELYGNEFNGAVIDTAQVVDPRDPFATWPAGVAPVLVNPHPGLVSRLIQGAALVTHVTWIRSGGAYWMRLDLARALNPDTAYEVFFRTATDPVRVVNWRLEPAAGRVEGDGADLVEQWVQPESLILRWPAGFFDPAQAVVAGVQSYAFGRWAGRTTFRPIHLSPL; this comes from the coding sequence GTGTGGACACGACGGCGGTTTCTGCGCATGGGGCTGGGGGCCCTGGGGGCCTCTCTGGCCGGTGGGGCCGGGGTGGCCTACCTGGCGCCTACCCCCGGTTACGCCGATGACCTGCCGGTGTATCCCACTGCCGAGCTGGACGGGGCGCGGCGAGTGTTGGTGCTGGCTCCCCACCCCGATGACGAGAGCCTGGGCGCGGGCGGACTGATGCTGCGGGCGCGGGAGGCGGGCCTGGAGGTGTACACCGCCCTGATCACCTGCGGCGACGGCTTCGTGGAGGACGCTGCGCGCTATTACCTCTCCCTGCACGTAACCCCGGCCCAGTATCTGCACCTGGGGTATGTGCGGCAGGCGGAGAGCCGCGCCGCTCTCGCCTCCCTGGGCGTGGACCCCGGCCGCCTGACCGTGCTGGGGTTCCCCGACGGGGGCACCAACGAGCTGTTTCTGCACCATTGGGAAGGGCGGCCCTTCACCAGCCGCACCACCCGCCAGCATCAGGTGCCGTACCGGGACTCGGCCGTCTATCGCACCCCCTATACCGGGCGCGCCGAAGCAGCCGCGCTGGCGGCGCTCTTCCGGGCGGTGCGGCCGGACATCCTCATCCTGCCCCATCCCCACGACGGGCATCCCGACCATTGGGCGGCCAACGCCTTCAGCAACCTCCTCCTGGCTACCTGGCAGGCGGCGGGCGGGGCGGACGGGCAGTGGGCGGCGCGGGTGCGGCGCTGGACGTACCTGGTGCACTGGCCCACTTGGCCCTTGCCGCTCGGTTACCGGCCGGAACGGCCGGAGGTGCCGCCGGCCGGCCTGCTGGGACTGGACACCGGCTGGTGGGCCTTCCCCCTGGCCCTGGACCAGGTGGCGCGCAAGCGGGACGCGCTCATGCGCTACCGGAGCCAGGTGGAGCTCATCAAGCCCTTCCTGCTGGCGTTTGCGCGCCGCACCGAGCTGTATGGCAACGAGTTCAACGGGGCCGTGATCGACACGGCGCAGGTGGTGGACCCCCGGGACCCCTTTGCCACTTGGCCGGCCGGGGTGGCACCGGTGCTGGTGAACCCCCATCCGGGCCTGGTCTCCCGCCTGATTCAGGGGGCGGCCCTGGTCACACACGTGACCTGGATCCGCTCGGGGGGCGCCTACTGGATGCGGCTGGACCTCGCCCGCGCCCTCAACCCCGACACCGCCTACGAGGTCTTCTTCCGTACCGCCACCGACCCGGTGCGGGTGGTCAACTGGCGCCTGGAGCCCGCCGCCGGCCGGGTGGAGGGGGACGGGGCCGACCTGGTGGAGCAGTGGGTGCAGCCGGAGAGCCTCATCCTGCGCTGGCCGGCCGGCTTCTTCGACCCGGCCCAGGCAGTGGTGGCCGGGGTGCAGTCCTATGCCTTCGGGCGTTGGGCCGGCCGGACCACCTTCCGCCCCATTCATCTGTCCCCCCTTTAG
- a CDS encoding Peptidase M55, with protein sequence MGIRLWISVDMEGAAGIAGREQLIPGERLYPEGRQRVLADLQVVLDAALADPGVEPPVVVNDAHDGMLNLSWADLPAGVELVAGGTKPGTMTYGVEEADLAFFLGYHAMAGTAGAVMDHTYAGEVFQVRINGREAGETGINALVAGAYGVPVGLVTGDEAVCREARAWLPEAVLVPVKAGVGRRSARLYPRAAVEPALRAGVEAALAAYRAGVLAPLAWDPPLRLEVTWMTTDMADRAQTAPGAVRTGGRSLRYEAASAPELLRALLTWLMLAGGRPLY encoded by the coding sequence ATGGGCATCCGGCTCTGGATTTCGGTCGACATGGAAGGGGCCGCCGGCATCGCCGGCCGCGAGCAGCTGATCCCGGGCGAGCGCCTTTACCCGGAGGGGCGGCAGCGGGTGCTGGCGGACCTGCAGGTGGTCCTGGACGCGGCCTTGGCCGATCCCGGCGTGGAGCCGCCGGTGGTGGTCAACGACGCCCACGACGGCATGCTCAACCTGTCCTGGGCAGACCTGCCGGCAGGGGTGGAGCTGGTCGCCGGCGGCACCAAGCCCGGCACCATGACCTACGGGGTCGAGGAGGCCGACCTGGCCTTTTTCCTGGGCTACCACGCCATGGCCGGCACGGCGGGGGCGGTGATGGACCACACCTACGCCGGGGAGGTGTTCCAGGTCCGCATCAACGGCCGGGAGGCGGGGGAGACCGGCATCAACGCCCTGGTGGCAGGGGCCTACGGGGTGCCGGTGGGGCTGGTGACCGGTGATGAAGCGGTCTGCCGGGAAGCCCGCGCCTGGCTTCCTGAGGCAGTGCTGGTGCCGGTCAAGGCCGGCGTGGGGCGCCGCTCCGCCCGCCTGTACCCGCGGGCGGCGGTGGAGCCGGCCCTGCGTGCCGGGGTGGAGGCCGCGCTGGCGGCGTACCGGGCGGGGGTCCTGGCCCCTCTGGCCTGGGATCCCCCCTTGCGCCTGGAGGTGACCTGGATGACGACCGACATGGCCGACCGCGCGCAGACCGCCCCCGGCGCAGTCCGCACCGGCGGCCGCAGCCTCCGCTATGAGGCCGCCTCCGCCCCGGAGCTGCTGCGGGCGTTGCTGACCTGGCTGATGCTGGCGGGCGGGCGTCCGCTCTACTAG
- a CDS encoding protein of unknown function (Evidence 5 : Unknown function): MPGFPRATWCALVEAGTGTRRLGSSNRCWRNPGSIPGAAGGCRPLGEDPSKRGLGLTEEKPKGMPNRVQQIGYCFIPPHPPGLDSRADGLSGGELPPGRPAVALAKAMRPYPAGPGR, encoded by the coding sequence ATGCCGGGCTTTCCCCGGGCGACGTGGTGCGCCCTCGTCGAGGCCGGCACGGGGACGCGGAGGCTGGGTTCCTCCAACCGGTGCTGGCGCAACCCAGGCTCCATCCCAGGGGCGGCTGGCGGATGCCGCCCGCTTGGGGAGGATCCAAGCAAGAGGGGCCTGGGGCTCACGGAAGAAAAGCCGAAGGGCATGCCCAACCGTGTCCAACAAATCGGCTACTGTTTCATACCACCACACCCTCCTGGCCTGGACAGCCGGGCCGATGGTCTATCTGGCGGGGAACTACCACCAGGGCGGCCGGCGGTGGCGCTGGCGAAGGCGATGCGGCCCTACCCTGCCGGCCCGGGACGCTAG
- a CDS encoding conserved protein of unknown function (Evidence 4 : Unknown function but conserved in other organisms): MALVQAVRTMILPLWGPNGVKHAALEQTQALFERLVAFYLAVLIREPGLWDKVPKRDQQTRRVLFDPETGEIRMRAPTAKEVLTRVEAVTVKTRAHPDPSHDLQAVPGAAKAPVVFRRAAIQRAIGLVRAYRSNLARWERRGRKGRMPGPPVVGRFPITVYRGQGLIVRSPLRSFLKVKLWNGAQWAWVQIPVRIPERVAILLARSEETRARIEAGLSAARALEREGRAEEAKTAREQLKPLPWEIAQASVTLYRHPDGWAAHVPFVRTVPVKPAEDQRAAHPGLPVTTVDLGENNLAVAVAWRGRKVIGTLFVRGRAHEGRRLRRLSAIRWRQMASGKPARGVRSNRRRWARLAQAEEDAARQIARRIVRFAKTHGSRVIVLEALNRMPQAQRMGWTRRQNLRRSWWMRGRILSFTRAMALWEGILVVRRDPAFTSKACPHCGAYGERFSRRTGGRGPRHTFRCPACGWEGNADLVGAINLKKKWDRTFPPLGPLMAVAKATKNDTKTAPARVEDKGAVEGAANAG, encoded by the coding sequence ATGGCGCTGGTCCAGGCGGTGCGCACCATGATCCTGCCTTTGTGGGGGCCAAACGGGGTCAAACACGCGGCGCTCGAACAGACCCAAGCCTTGTTCGAGCGGCTGGTGGCGTTCTACCTTGCTGTCCTGATCCGGGAACCAGGCCTGTGGGACAAGGTCCCCAAGCGGGACCAGCAGACGCGGCGGGTGCTCTTCGACCCGGAGACGGGCGAGATCCGGATGCGCGCGCCCACCGCCAAAGAAGTGCTGACGCGGGTGGAAGCCGTCACGGTGAAGACCCGGGCACACCCCGATCCGTCCCACGATCTCCAGGCCGTGCCCGGAGCGGCCAAGGCCCCCGTGGTGTTCCGCCGGGCCGCGATCCAGCGCGCCATCGGGCTTGTCCGGGCTTATCGCTCCAACCTGGCCCGCTGGGAGCGCCGGGGGCGCAAGGGCCGCATGCCCGGCCCGCCCGTCGTGGGACGCTTCCCGATCACGGTGTACCGGGGGCAGGGCCTGATCGTGCGGAGTCCGTTGCGCTCGTTCCTGAAGGTGAAGCTGTGGAACGGGGCCCAGTGGGCCTGGGTCCAGATTCCCGTGCGCATCCCCGAACGCGTCGCCATCCTCCTGGCGAGGTCGGAGGAAACGCGCGCCAGGATCGAGGCGGGGCTGAGCGCGGCGCGCGCTCTGGAGCGCGAGGGACGCGCCGAGGAGGCGAAAACCGCGCGAGAGCAGTTGAAGCCCCTGCCGTGGGAGATCGCCCAGGCGTCCGTCACGCTCTACCGGCACCCGGATGGATGGGCCGCGCACGTCCCCTTCGTGCGCACCGTGCCGGTCAAGCCGGCCGAAGACCAGCGTGCGGCCCACCCAGGGCTTCCTGTGACGACGGTGGACCTGGGAGAGAACAACCTGGCCGTCGCCGTCGCCTGGCGGGGGAGAAAGGTCATCGGGACGCTCTTCGTGCGCGGGCGGGCCCACGAGGGGCGGCGTTTGCGCAGGCTGTCCGCCATCCGGTGGAGGCAGATGGCGTCGGGAAAGCCGGCACGGGGGGTGCGGTCGAACCGGCGGCGCTGGGCCAGGTTGGCCCAAGCCGAAGAGGATGCCGCACGCCAGATTGCCCGCCGGATCGTGCGCTTCGCCAAGACGCACGGCTCCCGGGTCATCGTGCTCGAGGCCCTGAACCGGATGCCGCAGGCCCAGCGCATGGGCTGGACACGGCGGCAGAACCTGCGTCGCTCCTGGTGGATGCGAGGGCGCATCCTCAGCTTCACCCGCGCGATGGCGCTTTGGGAAGGCATCCTGGTGGTGCGTCGGGACCCGGCGTTCACCTCCAAGGCGTGCCCGCACTGCGGCGCATACGGGGAGAGGTTCTCCCGACGCACGGGCGGGCGGGGGCCACGCCACACGTTCCGGTGCCCCGCGTGCGGCTGGGAAGGGAATGCCGACCTGGTGGGCGCGATCAACCTGAAGAAGAAGTGGGATCGGACCTTCCCGCCGTTGGGGCCGCTCATGGCGGTGGCCAAAGCCACGAAGAACGACACGAAAACCGCTCCCGCCAGGGTGGAGGATAAGGGGGCGGTGGAAGGTGCGGCTAACGCCGGCTGA
- a CDS encoding protein of unknown function (Evidence 5 : Unknown function), with product MFSLESINRLAGERSGGNRAVIYARVSSSQQKRDGNLDRQKARLLNAAKERGYRIVEVIAEQASGINEKRRGLRRIFRLAEDSRIDLVLVEFRDRLARFGYSYLETYLTARKVRIICLDDAPPTSAEDELTRDLITILTVFAARLYGRRSHGFRKHVTDVIRSHHARERG from the coding sequence ATGTTTAGCCTGGAATCGATCAACCGCTTAGCCGGAGAGCGCAGCGGCGGAAACCGAGCGGTGATCTACGCGCGCGTGTCCTCCAGCCAGCAGAAGCGGGACGGGAACCTGGATCGGCAGAAAGCGCGCTTGCTCAATGCGGCTAAAGAGCGAGGCTACCGAATCGTGGAAGTGATCGCGGAGCAAGCCTCCGGGATTAACGAGAAACGGCGGGGGTTGCGCCGCATCTTTCGGCTTGCGGAAGATAGCCGGATCGATCTCGTCCTGGTGGAGTTCCGTGATCGACTGGCTCGATTCGGGTACAGCTACCTCGAGACATACCTTACGGCGCGCAAGGTTCGCATCATTTGCTTGGACGATGCTCCGCCGACTTCTGCGGAAGACGAACTGACACGCGACCTCATTACCATCCTCACGGTGTTTGCTGCCCGTCTCTACGGTCGCCGCAGCCATGGATTTCGTAAGCACGTGACGGATGTGATCCGAAGCCATCACGCCAGAGAAAGGGGGTAG
- a CDS encoding protein of unknown function (Evidence 5 : Unknown function) — protein MAVGYAPLNQDMVAGRLAPYLAAHPLPAGPGVRTVPVAADGDLHFERT, from the coding sequence GTGGCGGTCGGGTACGCACCCCTGAACCAGGACATGGTGGCGGGCCGCCTGGCGCCCTACCTGGCCGCCCACCCCCTGCCGGCCGGTCCGGGGGTGCGCACGGTGCCGGTGGCCGCGGATGGCGACTTACACTTTGAGCGGACATAG
- a CDS encoding protein of unknown function (Evidence 5 : Unknown function), which translates to MRNAVTPYPAARVTARTDAYLVDLHLTATPVPVNNPLIGPGINGGLAQVVDSFGGRRYPTAAAARAALAGLTGLTCPRRPRRSAPSPCRAGSRRRSTGRPARRCCSGSRGAGRWRSGTHP; encoded by the coding sequence GTGCGGAATGCCGTGACCCCCTACCCGGCCGCCCGGGTGACGGCCAGAACCGATGCCTACCTGGTGGACCTCCATCTCACCGCTACCCCCGTGCCCGTCAACAATCCCCTCATCGGGCCAGGGATCAATGGCGGCCTGGCCCAAGTGGTCGACTCCTTCGGCGGCCGCCGCTACCCCACCGCAGCCGCGGCCCGGGCCGCCCTGGCCGGACTCACCGGCCTCACCTGCCCCCGCCGTCCGCGCCGGTCAGCCCCCTCTCCCTGCCGGGCGGGATCCCGGCGGAGGTCTACGGGGCGCCCGGCCCGGCGCTGCTGTTCTGGCAGCAGGGGGGCTGGACGGTGGCGGTCGGGTACGCACCCCTGA
- a CDS encoding exported protein of unknown function (Evidence 5 : Unknown function), whose protein sequence is MQRGRLLSTSAALLTGLLVTACGPSPAPAAFTAHAPSARRRARLRPVPSRPPATAFPALVRDAMAFAAPRTQVSL, encoded by the coding sequence ATGCAGCGCGGCCGGCTCCTGTCCACCTCCGCGGCCCTGCTGACGGGCCTGCTGGTCACGGCCTGCGGACCCAGTCCCGCCCCGGCCGCCTTCACCGCCCACGCCCCGTCCGCCCGCCGGCGCGCCCGGCTCCGCCCGGTGCCGTCCCGGCCCCCGGCCACGGCCTTTCCCGCCCTGGTGCGGGACGCGATGGCCTTCGCCGCCCCCCGCACGCAGGTGTCGCTGTAA
- a CDS encoding conserved protein of unknown function (Evidence 4 : Unknown function but conserved in other organisms), translating to MADETPAQAPGGTGEEKVSVNWVILQRLEDLHARVDQADTALGARLDKLEQALTDLRHEVATLRNWSLGLLLLAILGLLAKLLIPGA from the coding sequence ATGGCGGATGAGACCCCCGCACAGGCGCCGGGCGGGACCGGCGAAGAGAAGGTCAGCGTCAACTGGGTGATCCTCCAGCGCCTGGAGGACCTGCACGCCCGGGTGGACCAGGCGGATACCGCCCTGGGAGCACGGCTGGACAAGCTGGAGCAGGCCCTGACCGACCTCCGGCATGAAGTGGCCACCCTGCGCAACTGGTCGCTGGGGCTGTTGCTGCTGGCCATCCTGGGCCTGCTGGCCAAACTGCTCATCCCCGGGGCCTGA
- a CDS encoding membrane protein of unknown function (Evidence 5 : Unknown function), which yields MAPGYPPALPGASIPGGPLTDLRNRLRMAAGALDTLLAALADRYWPDLDAAYQRLAAGIGQSPDVLLRWLAVPAVTPARVLLAAVDGLADTRTLDQDVIAPLLRTHHPPAEWGERVLIPARITRETTWSGLLQALAGGSTLLLAPGLPFGWVVDTARYRQRSVQRPLTERSVHGPEDTFNEVVLSQMNQLRQRLADPALRFRSLKLGRWQHTRVAVAYLEGVANPALVETVAARLGGLDLAGHANATQIAGLIRDHPRSIFPTIRSTERVDIAVQRLLEGKVVILVDGDPFVLIAPAPLADFYRTAMDYADSWADTTVTRAIRLAGWAMAVYLPALFVALTQVNPDLLAPPLYMLTAGAFLGLAIPPIWQCSSASSPWRCCGRPPCACPSPSPPLSASWGRLWSAPRW from the coding sequence ATGGCCCCGGGATACCCCCCGGCCCTCCCGGGCGCCTCCATCCCGGGAGGGCCGTTGACGGACCTCCGCAACCGCCTCCGCATGGCGGCCGGTGCCCTGGACACCCTGCTGGCGGCCCTGGCCGACCGCTACTGGCCGGACCTCGATGCCGCCTACCAGCGCCTCGCGGCCGGCATCGGCCAGAGCCCGGACGTACTGCTGCGCTGGCTGGCGGTGCCGGCGGTGACGCCGGCCCGCGTGCTGCTGGCAGCGGTGGACGGCCTGGCAGACACCCGGACCCTGGACCAGGACGTCATCGCCCCCCTTTTGCGCACGCATCATCCGCCGGCGGAATGGGGGGAGCGCGTCCTCATCCCCGCGCGCATCACCCGGGAGACCACCTGGAGCGGCCTGTTGCAGGCGCTGGCCGGCGGCAGCACCCTGCTGCTGGCCCCCGGCCTGCCCTTCGGGTGGGTGGTGGACACCGCCCGCTACCGGCAGCGCAGCGTGCAGCGTCCCCTGACTGAGCGCAGCGTGCACGGGCCCGAGGATACCTTCAACGAGGTGGTTCTCTCCCAGATGAATCAGCTGCGCCAGCGCCTGGCCGACCCCGCCCTGCGGTTCCGGTCTCTCAAGCTGGGGCGCTGGCAGCATACCCGGGTGGCGGTGGCCTACCTGGAGGGGGTGGCCAATCCGGCCCTGGTGGAGACGGTGGCCGCCCGCCTGGGCGGGCTCGACCTGGCCGGCCACGCCAATGCCACCCAGATTGCCGGGCTCATCCGGGACCACCCCCGCTCCATCTTCCCCACCATCCGCTCCACCGAGCGGGTGGACATCGCCGTGCAGCGTCTGCTCGAGGGCAAGGTGGTCATCCTGGTGGACGGGGACCCCTTCGTGCTGATCGCCCCCGCCCCGCTGGCCGACTTCTACCGCACCGCCATGGACTATGCCGACTCCTGGGCCGACACCACCGTGACCCGGGCCATCCGCCTGGCCGGGTGGGCGATGGCGGTCTACCTGCCGGCCCTGTTCGTCGCCTTGACCCAGGTCAATCCCGACCTGCTGGCGCCGCCCCTGTACATGCTGACCGCCGGCGCCTTTCTGGGCCTGGCTATTCCCCCCATCTGGCAGTGCTCTTCGGCATCCTCACCCTGGAGGTGCTGCGGGAGGCCGCCCTGCGCCTGCCCCAGCCCCTCTCCACCACTATCGGCATCCTGGGGGCGATTGTGGTCGGCACCGCGGTGGTGA
- a CDS encoding protein of unknown function (Evidence 5 : Unknown function) — MVGTAVVKAAYTSPQVIVIMTLATLAFFSAPLYELTAPWRLVGLGLLLAAALLGMLGLVLATMVFIAVLTGMRSFGTPYFEPWAPFRWQDWKDVLWRVPWADYRTRLSAARPLQRVTGNRPRTQPVHLRRGRQR, encoded by the coding sequence GTGGTCGGCACCGCGGTGGTGAAGGCGGCCTACACCAGCCCCCAGGTGATCGTGATCATGACCCTGGCCACCCTGGCCTTCTTCAGCGCGCCCCTGTATGAGCTCACCGCCCCCTGGCGGCTGGTGGGCCTGGGGCTGCTGCTGGCGGCCGCCCTGCTAGGAATGCTGGGGCTGGTGCTGGCCACCATGGTCTTTATCGCCGTGCTCACGGGGATGCGTTCCTTCGGCACCCCCTACTTTGAGCCCTGGGCCCCCTTCCGCTGGCAGGACTGGAAGGACGTGCTGTGGCGGGTGCCCTGGGCCGACTACCGCACCCGGCTGTCGGCCGCCCGGCCCCTGCAACGGGTGACGGGTAACCGGCCCCGCACGCAGCCGGTGCACCTGCGTCGGGGGCGGCAGCGGTGA